A section of the Saccopteryx leptura isolate mSacLep1 chromosome 6, mSacLep1_pri_phased_curated, whole genome shotgun sequence genome encodes:
- the LGALS3 gene encoding galectin-3 — protein sequence MFFIQELFISFFQLNDALSGSGNPNPQGWPGQWGNQPAGAGGYPGASYPGAYPGQAPPTAYPGQAPPAAYPGPAPPGAYPGPAPPGAYPGPTAPAYPGPTAPGAYPGQPSAPGAYPGAGPAGGPAGPLPVPYELAFHGGVMPRMLVTILGTMKPNANRLALDFKRGNDVAFHFNPRFNEDNKRVIVCNSKLNNNWGQEERQMAFPFESGKPFKIQVLVESDHFKVAVNDAHLLQYNHRMKNLKEISAVGISGDISLTSASYTMI from the exons atgtttttcatcCAGGAattgtttatctcttttttccAGCTTAATGATGCCTTATCTGGGTCTGGGAACCCAAACCctcaaggatggcctgggcagtGGGGAAACCAGCCTGCGGGAGCAGGGGGCTACCCAGGGGCCTCCTATCCTGGGGCTTACCCGGGACAGGCACCTCCTACAGCCTACCCGGGACaggcccctcctgcagcctaccCCGGACCGGCACCACCTGGCGCCTATCCTGGACCAGCACCTCCTGGCGCCTACCCTGGCCCTACGGCACCTGCTTATCCTGGACCAACTGCACCAGGAGCCTACCCTGGACAGCCGAGTGCACCGGGGGCCTACCCTGGTGCCGGCCCCGCTGGTGGCCCCGCTGGACCACTG CCTGTGCCTTATGAACTGGCTTTTCATGGAGGAGTCATGCCTCGCATGCTGGTGACAATTCTGGGCACCATGAAGCCCAATGCAAACAG ACTTGCTTTGGATTTTAAGAGAGGGAATGATGTCGCCTTCCACTTTAACCCACGCTTCAATGAGGACAACAAGAGAGTCATTGTCTGCAATTCAAAGCTGAATAATAACTGGGGACAGGAGGAAAGACAGATGGCTTTCCCATTTGAAAGTGGCAAACCATTCAAA ATACAAGTACTGGTTGAATCTGACCACTTCAAGGTTGCGGTCAATGATGCTCACTTGCTGCAGTACAATCACCGGATGAAAAACCTCAAGGAAATCAGCGCAGTGGGAATTTCTGGTGACATCAGTCTCACCAGTGCTTCCTATACTATGATATAA